In the Clostridium beijerinckii genome, one interval contains:
- a CDS encoding ATP-binding protein — protein MKFVINKDKLRELNKTDSKDKKYTILLIDDELANLEALTRLLEEEYDVIKAENGFEALNILKDESCSKKINLIISDQRMPGMTGVELLKQTISIVPNAIRIILTGFMDVKDIIDSINEGHIYKFLLKPLEADELLISVKRALETYELKMKNIKLIDELKQTNKKLKKSEVYLSTIFNSVSDAILIHDFNGIIVNVNDTANRLYGYLHDELIGMSIKDIISKNSPYIYDDILKLINDRKKNKINTPVTLEAISIDKNHKEFWVESNSRAIIFNEQKAIIATVRDITERKNTELKSKEEALELEKLRTEFFANISHELRTPLNIILGVIQILRRDLLDKEKPIDKGKIINNIDIERQNCFRLLRLINNLIDSTKLDAGHFQIDMINCNIVSVVEEITLSVAGYISNNNINLIFDTDVEEKIIACDPDKIERIMLNLLSNCIKFTDDDGSIFVNIFDGEEYITLSVEDTGIGIPEEKVEIIFDRFRQVDKSFTRNYEGSGIGLSLVKSLVEMHDGTISVESKYGVGTKFTIKLPVKVLNKSKERVNISNNIINTCVEKINIEFSDIYKQHL, from the coding sequence ATGAAATTTGTTATAAATAAGGACAAGCTTAGAGAACTTAATAAAACAGATAGTAAAGATAAAAAATATACAATACTATTAATTGATGATGAACTAGCAAATCTTGAGGCTTTAACAAGACTCTTAGAAGAAGAGTATGATGTAATCAAAGCAGAAAATGGGTTTGAAGCATTAAATATACTTAAAGATGAATCATGTTCTAAAAAAATCAATTTGATTATCTCAGATCAGCGCATGCCAGGAATGACAGGGGTTGAATTATTAAAGCAAACAATATCTATTGTCCCAAATGCAATTCGTATTATTTTAACTGGATTCATGGATGTGAAAGATATTATTGATTCAATTAATGAAGGGCATATTTATAAATTTCTTTTAAAGCCATTGGAGGCAGATGAGTTGTTAATTTCCGTAAAAAGGGCTTTGGAGACATATGAATTGAAAATGAAAAATATTAAGCTTATAGATGAGTTAAAGCAAACAAATAAGAAATTAAAGAAAAGTGAAGTTTACTTAAGCACTATTTTCAATTCGGTAAGTGATGCAATATTGATTCATGATTTTAATGGGATTATAGTTAACGTTAATGATACTGCTAATAGGCTATATGGATATCTACATGATGAACTAATTGGTATGAGTATAAAAGATATTATTTCAAAAAATTCACCGTACATATACGATGATATACTTAAATTGATTAATGATAGAAAGAAAAATAAGATTAATACTCCAGTAACCCTTGAAGCTATTTCAATAGATAAAAATCATAAAGAGTTTTGGGTTGAGAGTAATAGTCGTGCAATAATATTTAATGAGCAGAAGGCTATTATTGCAACTGTAAGAGACATAACTGAAAGAAAAAATACTGAATTAAAATCAAAAGAAGAGGCTTTGGAATTAGAAAAATTAAGAACTGAATTTTTTGCTAATATTTCTCACGAATTGAGAACACCACTTAATATAATACTAGGTGTGATACAAATTCTAAGAAGAGATCTTTTAGATAAAGAAAAACCGATCGACAAAGGAAAGATAATTAATAATATAGACATTGAAAGACAAAATTGTTTTAGATTACTTCGTTTAATAAATAATTTAATTGATTCAACTAAATTAGATGCAGGACATTTTCAGATTGATATGATTAATTGTAACATTGTCAGTGTCGTAGAAGAAATCACTCTGTCAGTAGCTGGTTATATAAGCAATAACAATATAAACCTTATATTTGATACCGATGTTGAAGAAAAAATTATTGCTTGTGATCCTGATAAAATTGAAAGGATTATGTTAAACCTACTGTCTAATTGCATAAAGTTTACAGATGATGATGGAAGCATATTTGTAAATATATTTGATGGAGAAGAATATATAACCTTGTCTGTAGAAGATACAGGTATAGGAATTCCAGAAGAAAAAGTTGAAATTATTTTTGATAGATTTAGACAAGTAGATAAATCTTTTACAAGAAATTATGAAGGAAGCGGAATTGGATTATCTCTCGTAAAGTCCTTAGTAGAGATGCATGATGGCACGATATCAGTGGAAAGTAAATATGGGGTAGGAACTAAATTTACGATTAA
- a CDS encoding ATP-binding protein, with product MSVKKKFRNMKIKHRFTISTLTVVIITMLIFEIIRIIILVAGINKDSMQKVETITRLAALSYQDPIWNLNIVGIKKISDALFEDEEIGYIQVKAKGNGEIYNKYKKDDIYSEQNLIIKKVNVLKDEIPIGEITIGITRYYKSKVIENYIIATIIRILVMVLLLWLAISIVSRIVTKSIYELSVGTDEISNGNLTHRLFINSRDEIGELAIKFNNMSQNLYNMIQQRNEAISELKSSEEKFNKAFNYSADVIAIVRFSDKLYIEINQAFLRTFGYKREEIIGHYSHEFNLWENEEHHLNVIQILDSGGMLRNEEITWNTKYGEVRVGLFSTEIIEIDCIECIIFVWNDITERKKISEELKRVNDELEDKVNERTKQLMQTLAELEDQHNKLKSAQSKLIQSEKMASLGTLVAGVAHEINNPINYIYLSSKVLDMDLYNFKEELMELLDDADDDVLNFFEQYFNKFSKSIINILDGSNQVTTIVNDLRLFSRLDEAVKKEIDVSEALETTIRLVKTQYTKQIKFIKNFQTHRKIVCYPSQLNQVFLNIIVNACHAIVEKQNDLVCENNGLIVIRVFDNNKEIIIEFCDNGCGMTKDTISRIFEPFFTTKPMGQGTWLGMSISYGIIEKHNGTIDVESKVGEGSTITIHIPY from the coding sequence ATGAGCGTAAAAAAGAAATTCAGGAATATGAAGATTAAGCACAGATTTACAATTTCAACATTAACAGTGGTTATAATTACCATGTTAATATTTGAAATAATAAGAATAATAATATTGGTTGCAGGAATAAATAAGGATTCAATGCAAAAAGTTGAAACAATCACTAGATTAGCAGCACTTAGCTATCAAGACCCAATTTGGAATTTAAATATTGTAGGAATTAAAAAAATTAGTGATGCATTATTTGAGGATGAGGAAATTGGTTATATTCAAGTTAAAGCTAAGGGAAATGGAGAAATATATAATAAGTATAAAAAAGATGATATATATTCTGAGCAGAATTTGATCATAAAGAAGGTTAATGTTTTAAAAGATGAAATACCAATAGGTGAGATAACTATAGGTATTACAAGGTATTATAAATCAAAAGTTATTGAAAATTACATAATTGCTACAATTATAAGAATCTTGGTAATGGTTTTACTTCTTTGGTTAGCAATAAGTATTGTTTCCCGTATTGTTACCAAGTCTATATATGAGTTGAGTGTAGGAACTGATGAGATATCAAATGGAAACTTGACTCACAGATTATTTATTAATTCAAGAGATGAAATAGGGGAATTGGCTATTAAATTTAATAATATGTCTCAAAATTTATATAATATGATTCAGCAGAGGAATGAAGCAATAAGTGAACTCAAATCTTCAGAAGAGAAATTCAATAAGGCGTTTAATTATAGCGCCGATGTAATCGCTATTGTAAGGTTTAGTGATAAGCTATACATTGAAATAAATCAAGCGTTTTTACGCACTTTTGGATATAAACGTGAAGAGATAATTGGTCATTACTCCCATGAGTTTAACTTGTGGGAAAATGAAGAACATCATTTGAATGTGATTCAAATATTAGATAGTGGAGGTATGTTGCGTAATGAAGAGATAACTTGGAATACTAAATATGGAGAAGTTAGAGTTGGATTATTTTCAACGGAAATAATTGAAATTGACTGTATTGAATGCATAATATTTGTTTGGAATGATATTACAGAACGTAAAAAAATTAGCGAAGAGTTGAAACGCGTTAATGATGAACTAGAAGATAAAGTTAATGAAAGAACAAAACAACTTATGCAGACTCTTGCTGAGTTAGAAGATCAACATAATAAGCTCAAATCAGCTCAGTCAAAATTGATTCAATCAGAAAAGATGGCTAGTCTTGGTACTTTAGTAGCAGGGGTAGCACATGAAATTAATAATCCCATTAATTACATATATTTAAGTTCAAAAGTTCTGGATATGGATTTATACAATTTTAAAGAAGAACTTATGGAATTATTAGATGATGCGGATGATGATGTGTTAAATTTTTTCGAACAATATTTCAACAAATTTTCTAAATCAATAATTAATATTCTAGATGGATCTAATCAAGTAACAACCATAGTTAACGATTTGAGATTATTCTCTAGGCTTGATGAGGCTGTTAAAAAAGAGATAGATGTTTCAGAAGCTTTGGAAACGACAATAAGGTTAGTTAAAACTCAATATACTAAACAAATTAAATTTATTAAGAACTTTCAAACTCATAGGAAGATAGTGTGCTATCCTTCACAATTAAATCAGGTATTTTTAAATATAATTGTAAATGCGTGTCATGCTATAGTTGAAAAGCAAAATGACTTAGTATGTGAAAATAATGGATTAATAGTAATAAGAGTTTTTGACAATAACAAAGAAATTATAATCGAATTTTGTGATAATGGGTGTGGTATGACTAAAGATACAATATCAAGAATATTTGAACCATTTTTTACAACTAAACCAATGGGACAAGGAACATGGTTAGGTATGTCTATATCATATGGTATTATTGAAAAACATAATGGAACTATTGATGTTGAATCTAAAGTGGGGGAAGGATCGACTATAACTATTCATATTCCTTACTAA
- the torT gene encoding TMAO reductase system periplasmic protein TorT has protein sequence MTIKVILQVISIESLKVRMCFATKVGKYINRKLGLSILITSVVFILGLAYIKNHKNIGSNDIVRKEKEEYVERERVSKSITTVETNDDRILTQIGKKKLIVNSYYNIDAASNSKEGDMRGVVKEKWRHIKPKKEYTIGVLLPHFEDQYWVSANYGIINYAKELGVKVKLYAVGGYIEFGNQKEELMDLAEDDKIDGIVFATLDNTKFNSDVENIVHYDKPIVALVNDINSPDISAKAIVSYYDMGYKAGEYVVEDSAGKDIKIAFFPGPKESGWALDTLNGFKDAVSRLKKNNQKIDISNPFYGDTRPDMQRLHITSVLENNDDYDYLVGCAPAVIEAEKFIAKCKEKFKNIRIVSTYMTSDVFNLIEKGSVLASPSDQTIQQCRIALDMIVRILNGEKAGIDFPFQSGPCVPIISKDNISEFEYEDLFGSKEYIPVLNHMGK, from the coding sequence ATGACGATTAAAGTAATACTGCAGGTAATATCCATAGAGAGCTTGAAAGTAAGGATGTGCTTTGCTACGAAAGTTGGAAAATATATCAATAGAAAGTTAGGACTATCAATTTTGATAACGTCAGTAGTATTTATATTGGGATTAGCATATATAAAAAATCACAAGAACATAGGATCTAATGATATTGTCAGAAAAGAAAAAGAAGAATACGTGGAAAGAGAACGTGTATCGAAGAGTATAACAACAGTGGAGACAAATGATGATAGAATTCTTACACAAATAGGTAAAAAAAAGTTAATAGTAAATAGCTATTATAATATTGATGCTGCTTCAAATAGTAAAGAGGGTGATATGAGAGGCGTTGTAAAAGAAAAGTGGAGGCATATTAAGCCTAAGAAGGAATATACAATAGGCGTTTTGCTGCCTCACTTTGAAGATCAATATTGGGTCTCAGCGAATTATGGAATAATAAATTATGCAAAGGAATTAGGAGTGAAGGTAAAGTTATATGCAGTTGGAGGCTATATAGAGTTTGGAAACCAAAAAGAGGAGCTAATGGATTTAGCTGAGGATGATAAAATTGATGGAATAGTGTTTGCTACATTAGATAATACAAAATTTAATTCAGATGTAGAGAATATTGTTCATTATGATAAGCCTATTGTTGCACTAGTAAATGATATTAATAGTCCTGATATTAGCGCAAAAGCAATAGTTTCCTATTATGATATGGGATATAAAGCAGGAGAGTATGTTGTTGAAGATTCAGCAGGTAAAGATATAAAAATTGCATTTTTTCCTGGGCCAAAAGAATCAGGATGGGCATTAGATACATTAAATGGCTTTAAAGATGCAGTTTCAAGGTTAAAGAAAAATAATCAAAAGATAGATATTAGTAATCCTTTTTATGGAGACACTAGACCTGATATGCAGCGATTACATATAACAAGCGTTTTGGAAAATAATGATGATTATGATTATTTAGTTGGTTGTGCTCCAGCAGTAATTGAAGCCGAAAAATTTATTGCTAAATGCAAAGAGAAATTTAAAAATATAAGAATTGTATCAACATACATGACAAGTGATGTTTTTAATCTAATAGAAAAGGGATCTGTATTAGCTTCTCCATCAGATCAAACTATCCAACAATGTAGAATAGCACTAGATATGATTGTAAGAATTTTAAATGGAGAAAAGGCAGGGATAGATTTTCCATTCCAAAGTGGTCCGTGTGTGCCTATAATTTCAAAGGATAATATTTCAGAATTTGAGTATGAAGATCTATTTGGAAGTAAAGAGTACATTCCAGTATTAAATCATATGGGTAAATAA